The following coding sequences lie in one Pseudomonas sp. SL4(2022) genomic window:
- a CDS encoding quorum-sensing-regulated virulence factor family protein produces the protein MLRFISLTLALSLPLLADAATLKDFELNKMLEKVARESSVGTPRAINEDILDQGYTVDGSELVNHLSVRSEHAAQMRGNPDAVRVQLANSVCRNPGYRQLLARGAALRYEFSEYKSNRPVTTERFSKADCGL, from the coding sequence ATGCTGCGCTTCATAAGCCTGACCCTGGCGCTGAGCCTGCCCCTGTTGGCCGATGCTGCCACGCTGAAAGACTTCGAACTGAACAAGATGCTGGAAAAGGTTGCCCGCGAAAGCAGCGTCGGCACACCACGGGCCATCAACGAAGACATCCTCGATCAGGGCTACACCGTGGATGGAAGTGAGCTGGTCAACCACCTCAGCGTGCGCAGCGAGCATGCCGCCCAGATGCGCGGCAATCCGGACGCGGTAAGGGTGCAATTGGCCAATAGCGTTTGCCGCAACCCTGGCTATCGTCAGTTGCTCGCCCGTGGCGCAGCACTGCGTTACGAATTCAGCGAGTACAAGAGCAATCGCCCGGTCACCACGGAACGCTTCAGCAAGGCTGATTGCGGCCTGTAA
- a CDS encoding xylulose 5-phosphate 3-epimerase — MTQLFPSASELAEHARMQPDFAAWQRGYGPLQHSPQTCAAVYRLAHQLVQAGQQADLATVYRHFHALDRLTAAGLWLVVHMTYALRVRLDGEELAAGDFKITPEGHTGGALNMVPAYAGYLALNNLTGETRGWLMGQGHCVAAIEALNLLTANQHPEQAARYPCDEAGMSQLVADFYSYVQNSAGQVSAPLGSHVNPHTAGGIAEGGYLGFAELQYAHLPLPGEKLVAFLSDGAAEEQRGSDWMPRWWRAEDCGVALPVMIANGRRIEQRTELATPAGLDNFRERLRHCGFDPLSFDGRDPAAFVCALWDMEQRLGRRVQELHDGVLNYPLPMPYGIAETVKGFGFYGAGSNAAHNLPLPASPHCDAVARALFNQHAAQLWVAPHELRAACALFAARGTRALERDSPLAQRHPPLPHLPILHYQEHACSPMLALDRFFVDLVQANPHLRPRVGNPDELASNRLGGVLNALKHRVTAPESALEAVDGAIITALNEEAVVSACLANQGGLNLVASYEAFCVKMLGAVRQRIIFARQQKEVGRPAGWLGWPLVATSHTWENGKNQQSHQDTTFCEALLGEMGDMLRVLLPADHNSVLALLPGIYQARGQLACLVIAKREQPCVFSPAQAEQLARDGALVLAEHAGEQPLLLIASGSYQLTAMQRAAVRLSTAGYPWRLIYVQEPGRFRAPRDAWEEASVATAAQVEQLFPGTCVRRVLLTHMRPEVARGHLWPILGDARNSRVLGYRNRGGTLDEAGMLFANQASWAHVLQAASALLDTPVTALLSTEELAAVQGRGDPRCLR, encoded by the coding sequence ATGACTCAGCTATTTCCCAGTGCCAGCGAGTTGGCTGAACATGCCCGGATGCAGCCGGACTTTGCGGCCTGGCAGCGCGGCTATGGCCCGTTACAGCATAGTCCGCAGACCTGTGCGGCGGTTTACCGGCTGGCCCATCAACTGGTGCAGGCGGGCCAGCAGGCCGATCTGGCGACGGTCTATCGACACTTTCATGCACTCGATCGGCTGACCGCTGCCGGCCTGTGGCTGGTGGTGCACATGACCTATGCCCTGCGTGTGCGCCTTGACGGTGAAGAGCTGGCGGCTGGGGATTTCAAGATCACCCCCGAAGGCCATACCGGGGGTGCGTTGAACATGGTGCCGGCCTACGCCGGCTATCTGGCGCTGAATAACCTGACCGGGGAAACCCGCGGCTGGTTGATGGGGCAGGGCCACTGTGTGGCGGCCATCGAGGCGCTCAATCTGCTGACAGCCAATCAGCATCCGGAGCAGGCCGCGCGTTACCCCTGTGACGAGGCGGGGATGAGTCAGCTGGTGGCGGACTTCTACAGTTATGTGCAGAACTCGGCCGGTCAGGTCAGCGCGCCGCTGGGCAGCCACGTCAACCCGCATACGGCGGGCGGAATCGCCGAAGGTGGTTACCTGGGGTTTGCCGAGTTGCAATACGCCCATCTGCCACTGCCAGGTGAGAAGCTGGTGGCTTTTCTCTCCGATGGAGCCGCTGAGGAGCAGCGTGGCAGTGACTGGATGCCGCGCTGGTGGCGGGCCGAGGATTGTGGCGTGGCCTTGCCGGTGATGATTGCCAACGGCCGGCGCATCGAGCAGCGCACGGAGCTGGCGACGCCGGCGGGACTCGACAATTTCCGCGAGCGCCTGCGCCATTGTGGGTTTGACCCGTTGAGCTTCGATGGCCGCGACCCGGCGGCGTTTGTCTGTGCCCTATGGGACATGGAACAGCGCCTGGGGCGGCGGGTACAAGAGCTGCACGATGGCGTGCTGAACTACCCACTGCCGATGCCTTACGGCATTGCCGAGACCGTCAAGGGCTTCGGCTTCTACGGGGCCGGTAGCAATGCGGCGCATAACCTGCCCTTGCCGGCCAGCCCTCACTGTGATGCCGTGGCCCGCGCACTGTTCAATCAGCATGCAGCGCAGCTGTGGGTTGCCCCGCATGAGCTCCGCGCGGCCTGCGCGCTGTTTGCTGCCCGAGGCACGCGTGCACTGGAGCGGGATAGCCCCTTGGCACAGCGCCACCCACCGTTGCCACATTTGCCAATCCTGCACTATCAGGAGCACGCCTGCTCGCCGATGCTGGCGCTGGATCGTTTCTTTGTCGATCTGGTGCAGGCCAATCCGCACTTGCGCCCCCGGGTTGGTAATCCCGATGAGTTGGCCAGCAACCGCCTGGGCGGCGTGCTCAACGCGCTCAAGCATCGTGTCACCGCGCCGGAAAGTGCTTTGGAGGCTGTGGATGGCGCGATTATCACGGCGCTCAATGAGGAGGCGGTGGTATCCGCCTGCCTGGCTAATCAGGGCGGCTTGAATCTGGTGGCCAGTTACGAAGCCTTCTGCGTGAAGATGCTCGGTGCCGTGCGCCAACGCATCATCTTTGCCCGTCAGCAGAAGGAAGTGGGGCGGCCTGCCGGCTGGCTAGGCTGGCCGCTGGTGGCGACATCGCACACCTGGGAGAACGGCAAGAATCAGCAGTCGCATCAGGACACCACGTTCTGCGAGGCCCTGCTTGGCGAGATGGGTGACATGCTGCGGGTATTGTTACCGGCTGATCACAACTCGGTACTGGCGTTGTTGCCGGGCATCTATCAGGCGCGCGGCCAGTTGGCCTGCTTGGTGATTGCCAAGCGTGAGCAGCCTTGCGTATTTAGCCCCGCACAAGCCGAACAGCTGGCCCGCGACGGAGCCCTGGTGCTGGCTGAGCACGCGGGCGAACAGCCGCTGCTGCTGATTGCCAGTGGCAGTTACCAGCTGACGGCCATGCAGCGCGCGGCTGTTCGTTTGAGCACGGCCGGTTATCCCTGGCGTCTGATTTACGTGCAGGAGCCCGGTCGTTTTCGCGCGCCGCGCGATGCCTGGGAAGAGGCCTCGGTTGCTACCGCCGCGCAGGTTGAACAGCTGTTCCCCGGCACCTGCGTGCGGCGCGTGTTGCTGACCCATATGCGCCCGGAAGTGGCGCGTGGGCACCTCTGGCCAATCCTCGGTGATGCGCGCAATAGCCGCGTGCTGGGCTACCGTAATCGGGGGGGCACGCTGGATGAGGCCGGCATGCTGTTCGCCAATCAGGCGAGTTGGGCGCATGTGCTGCAGGCTGCCTCCGCGCTGTTGGACACGCCCGTTACGGCGCTGCTCAGCACTGAGGAGCTGGCGGCTGTGCAGGGACGGGGAGATCCGCGCTGTCTGCGTTAG
- a CDS encoding LOG family protein, giving the protein MPYETDDYLSRHFQISSIDLNSKVEELSNLVTPPGSPNLKLYQEMLSTVIRMAQADRSRWDAKIMLQTLREMEHAFSTLGQFKRRRKVTVFGSARTPGDHPVYQLARDLGATLAKHNLMVITGAGGGIMAAAHAGAGLENSLGFNITLPFEQSANATMQGSNNLLSFHFFFLRKLFFVKEADGLVLCPGGFGTLDEALEVLTLIQTGKSPMVPVVLLDQPGGTFWTSALTFLQEQLRDNGYILPSDMRLMRLVHSAEEAAEEIAQFYRNYHSSRWLNERYVIRLNHALSEEALQQLNREFRDLCKHGDYQQQGHCDSERDEPELCHMTRLAFAFNGRSHGRLRELLDFTNQPQHWAQGA; this is encoded by the coding sequence ATGCCCTATGAAACGGACGATTACCTGTCCCGGCATTTTCAGATCAGTAGCATCGATCTGAACAGCAAAGTGGAAGAACTGAGTAACCTGGTCACCCCGCCAGGCAGCCCCAACCTCAAGCTTTACCAAGAAATGCTGAGCACCGTGATCCGCATGGCACAAGCGGACCGCAGCCGCTGGGATGCCAAGATCATGCTGCAAACCCTGCGTGAGATGGAGCATGCCTTCAGCACGTTGGGGCAGTTCAAACGGCGGCGCAAGGTCACGGTCTTCGGCTCGGCCCGCACCCCGGGCGATCATCCGGTCTACCAATTAGCCCGTGACCTTGGCGCTACCCTGGCCAAACACAACCTGATGGTCATCACGGGCGCAGGCGGCGGCATCATGGCGGCCGCCCATGCCGGTGCTGGTCTGGAAAACAGCCTGGGCTTCAACATCACCCTACCGTTCGAACAGAGTGCCAACGCCACCATGCAAGGCAGCAATAACCTGCTGTCATTCCACTTCTTCTTTCTGCGCAAGCTGTTCTTCGTCAAGGAAGCGGACGGCCTGGTGCTCTGCCCTGGCGGCTTCGGTACACTGGATGAAGCGCTGGAAGTGCTGACCCTGATCCAGACCGGCAAAAGCCCGATGGTACCGGTGGTACTGCTCGACCAGCCCGGCGGCACCTTCTGGACCAGCGCCCTGACCTTCCTCCAGGAACAGCTACGGGACAATGGCTATATCCTGCCCAGCGACATGCGCCTGATGCGTCTGGTGCACAGCGCCGAAGAAGCCGCCGAGGAAATTGCCCAGTTCTACCGCAACTATCACTCCAGCCGCTGGCTCAACGAGCGCTACGTGATCCGCCTCAACCATGCGCTGAGTGAAGAAGCCCTACAACAGCTCAACCGTGAGTTCCGTGACCTGTGCAAACACGGCGACTACCAGCAGCAAGGGCATTGTGACTCCGAGCGGGATGAACCCGAGTTGTGCCACATGACGCGCCTGGCCTTTGCCTTCAACGGCCGTAGCCATGGCCGCTTACGCGAACTGCTCGACTTCACCAACCAACCGCAGCATTGGGCACAAGGTGCCTGA
- the recX gene encoding recombination regulator RecX, producing MSIALDNPVAVRRAAMDLLARREHGRVELTRKLRNRGASDELIDGALDRLAEEGLLSEARYLEAFVSYRARAGYGPLRIREELTLRGLARGDVEQALRDSGIDWREQLQETWQRKFAGALPRDARERAQQGRFLSYRGYPADLIGRLLRGGMDD from the coding sequence ATGTCCATCGCTCTGGATAACCCCGTCGCGGTGCGGCGTGCCGCCATGGATCTGTTGGCACGGCGTGAGCATGGCCGGGTCGAGCTGACCCGCAAGCTACGCAACCGGGGTGCCAGTGATGAGCTGATCGACGGTGCCCTCGACCGCCTGGCGGAAGAGGGCTTGCTGTCGGAGGCGCGTTATCTCGAAGCGTTCGTCAGCTACCGCGCGCGTGCGGGCTATGGCCCGTTGCGCATTCGTGAGGAGTTGACCCTGCGTGGGCTGGCGCGCGGCGATGTCGAGCAGGCCTTGCGTGACAGCGGTATCGACTGGCGTGAACAGCTGCAGGAAACCTGGCAACGCAAGTTTGCGGGTGCGCTGCCCCGTGATGCCCGTGAGCGGGCTCAGCAAGGGCGCTTTCTTAGTTATCGGGGGTATCCCGCTGACCTGATTGGCCGATTGTTACGCGGCGGGATGGACGACTAA
- the recA gene encoding recombinase RecA, giving the protein MDENKKRALAAALGQIEKQFGKGAVMRMGDHDRQAIPAISTGSLGLDIALGIGGLPKGRIVEIYGPESSGKTTLTLSVIAEAQKLGATCAFVDAEHALDPDYAGKLGVNVDDLLVSQPDTGEQALEITDMLVRSNAVDVIIVDSVAALVPKAEIEGEMGDMHVGLQARLMSQALRKITGNIKNANCLVIFINQIRMKIGVMFGSPETTTGGNALKFYASVRLDIRRTGAVKEGDEVVGSETRVKVVKNKVAPPFRQAEFQILYGKGIYRNGEVIDLGVQLGLLEKSGAWYSYQGNKIGQGKANSAKYLEDNPEVARAIEALIREKLLVASPTVKANSTADDLADADV; this is encoded by the coding sequence ATGGACGAGAATAAGAAGCGCGCCTTGGCGGCAGCCCTGGGCCAGATTGAAAAGCAATTCGGCAAAGGTGCAGTGATGCGCATGGGCGATCATGATCGTCAGGCGATTCCGGCCATCTCCACCGGCTCGCTGGGTCTGGACATCGCGCTGGGCATTGGCGGTCTACCGAAAGGCCGAATCGTGGAAATCTACGGTCCTGAGTCCTCCGGTAAAACTACTCTGACCCTGTCGGTGATTGCCGAAGCGCAGAAGCTCGGCGCCACCTGCGCCTTCGTCGACGCCGAACATGCGCTCGACCCGGACTATGCCGGCAAACTCGGCGTTAATGTCGATGACCTGCTGGTGTCGCAACCGGACACCGGCGAACAGGCCCTGGAAATCACCGACATGCTGGTGCGTTCCAATGCTGTTGACGTGATCATCGTCGACTCGGTGGCTGCCCTGGTGCCTAAGGCGGAGATTGAAGGTGAGATGGGTGACATGCACGTTGGCCTCCAGGCGCGTCTGATGAGCCAGGCACTGCGCAAGATCACCGGCAACATCAAGAACGCCAACTGCTTGGTGATCTTCATCAACCAGATTCGCATGAAAATCGGTGTGATGTTCGGCAGTCCGGAAACCACCACGGGTGGTAACGCCCTGAAATTTTACGCCTCGGTGCGTCTGGATATCCGTCGCACTGGCGCGGTGAAGGAAGGCGACGAAGTGGTCGGCAGCGAAACCCGCGTCAAGGTGGTGAAGAATAAGGTGGCTCCGCCATTCCGCCAGGCCGAGTTCCAGATTCTTTACGGCAAGGGTATCTATCGCAACGGCGAGGTTATCGACCTTGGCGTGCAACTCGGCCTGTTGGAGAAATCCGGTGCCTGGTATAGCTATCAGGGCAACAAAATCGGTCAGGGCAAAGCTAACTCGGCCAAGTACCTGGAGGACAACCCGGAAGTGGCCCGCGCCATCGAAGCGTTGATCCGCGAGAAGCTGCTTGTCGCCAGCCCAACGGTCAAGGCTAACTCCACGGCTGATGATCTGGCTGACGCCGACGTCTGA
- a CDS encoding CinA family protein codes for MTANEYALTQLAADLGAQLLAAKVQVTTAESCTGGGIAEAITRIPGSSAWFEAGYVTYSNAQKTKQLDVPATLFGTVGAVSQEVVEAMVCGAQTNSGARYAVAVSGVAGPDGGSAEKPVGTVWLAWGDGKRLFSVRRQFAGDRSEVRRQTVEAALAGLLRLLAQENPSAG; via the coding sequence ATGACTGCCAATGAATATGCCCTGACCCAACTGGCGGCCGACTTGGGCGCGCAACTGCTTGCCGCCAAGGTTCAGGTGACCACCGCTGAATCCTGCACCGGTGGCGGCATTGCCGAAGCGATTACTCGAATTCCTGGCAGTTCGGCTTGGTTTGAAGCCGGCTATGTCACCTACTCCAATGCGCAGAAGACTAAGCAGCTCGATGTGCCGGCGACGTTGTTCGGTACGGTTGGTGCCGTCAGCCAGGAAGTGGTTGAGGCCATGGTGTGTGGCGCTCAGACCAATAGCGGTGCGCGTTATGCGGTAGCGGTCAGCGGTGTCGCGGGGCCGGATGGTGGTTCGGCGGAGAAACCGGTGGGCACGGTCTGGCTGGCCTGGGGCGATGGTAAACGCCTATTCAGCGTGCGCCGGCAGTTTGCCGGCGATCGCAGTGAAGTTCGCCGACAAACGGTTGAGGCCGCATTGGCTGGGCTGTTGCGCCTACTTGCGCAAGAAAATCCAAGCGCGGGGTAG
- the mutS gene encoding DNA mismatch repair protein MutS — MSQSDLSSHTPMMQQYWKLKNQHPEQLMFYRMGDFYEIFYEDAKKAAKLLDITLTARGQSAGQAIPMCGIPFHSLEGYLAKLVKLGESVVICEQIGDPATSKGPVERQVVRIITPGTISDEALLDERRDNLLAAVLGDERLFGLAVLDITSGRFSVLEIKGWENLLAELERLNPVELLIPDDWPQDLPAEKRRGSRRRAPWDFERDTAHKSLCQQFGTQDLKGFGCESLTLAIGAAGCLLTYAKETQRTALPHLRSLRHERLDDTVILDGASRRNLELDINLAGGRENTLQSVVDRCQTAMGSRLLSRWLNRPLRDRAVLEARQESIACLLERYRFETLQPQLKEIGDLERILARIGLRNARPRDLARLRDALAALPTLQMAMTNLEAPHLAELASVVSTYPELAELLTRAIIDNPPAVIRDGGVLKTGYDAELDELQSLSENAGQYLMDLETREKARTGLANLKVGYNRVHGYFIELPSKQAESAPADYIRRQTLKGAERFITPELKEFEDKALSAKSRALAREKMLYDELLERLISHLGPLQDSAAALAELDVLSNLVERALNLDLNRPRFVDEPCMRIDQGRHPVVEQVLTTPFVANDLNLDDDTRMLIITGPNMGGKSTYMRQTALIVLLAHIGSFVPAKSCELSLVDRIFTRIGSSDDLAGGRSTFMVEMSETANILHNASERSLVLMDEVGRGTSTFDGLSLAWAAAEQLAKLRAYTLFATHYFELTVLPESQPIVANVHLNATEHNERIVFLHHVLPGPASQSYGLAVAQLAGVPNEVILRAREHLARLETTSLPHELPPTQPGQTAAPMQSDMFASLPHPLLEELQKINPDDLTPRKALELLYTWKTRF, encoded by the coding sequence ATGAGCCAAAGCGACCTCAGTTCTCACACGCCCATGATGCAGCAGTATTGGAAGCTGAAAAATCAGCATCCAGAGCAGCTGATGTTTTACCGCATGGGCGATTTCTACGAGATCTTCTACGAGGACGCGAAAAAAGCCGCCAAACTGCTCGACATCACCCTGACTGCGCGCGGCCAGTCCGCAGGCCAAGCCATCCCCATGTGCGGCATTCCATTCCACTCGCTGGAAGGGTATCTGGCCAAGCTGGTCAAACTGGGCGAGTCGGTGGTGATCTGCGAGCAGATCGGCGACCCGGCCACCAGCAAGGGCCCTGTTGAGCGTCAGGTGGTGCGCATCATCACACCCGGCACCATCAGCGACGAAGCGCTGCTCGACGAGCGCCGCGACAACCTGTTGGCTGCGGTACTGGGCGATGAACGCCTGTTTGGGTTGGCCGTGCTGGACATCACCAGCGGCCGCTTCAGCGTGCTGGAGATCAAGGGCTGGGAAAACCTGCTGGCCGAACTTGAGCGCCTGAATCCGGTTGAACTGCTGATTCCCGATGATTGGCCGCAGGACCTGCCCGCCGAGAAACGTCGCGGCTCGCGTCGTCGTGCGCCCTGGGACTTCGAACGCGACACGGCACACAAAAGCCTGTGCCAACAGTTCGGCACTCAGGACCTCAAAGGCTTTGGCTGCGAGAGCCTGACCCTGGCCATCGGCGCGGCGGGTTGCCTGCTCACCTACGCCAAGGAAACTCAGCGCACGGCCCTGCCCCACCTGCGCAGCCTGCGCCATGAGCGCTTGGACGACACGGTCATTCTCGACGGTGCCAGCCGACGCAATCTGGAACTGGATATCAACCTGGCCGGCGGGCGCGAGAACACCCTGCAATCGGTGGTAGACCGCTGCCAGACCGCCATGGGCAGCCGCTTGCTCAGTCGTTGGCTGAATCGCCCACTGCGTGATCGGGCCGTTCTGGAAGCACGCCAAGAGTCGATTGCCTGCCTGCTGGAACGCTACCGCTTCGAGACGCTACAGCCGCAGTTGAAAGAAATCGGCGACCTAGAGCGCATCCTCGCCCGTATCGGCCTGCGCAATGCACGCCCGCGCGATCTGGCACGCCTGCGCGACGCCCTCGCCGCCCTGCCCACGCTGCAGATGGCCATGACCAACCTGGAAGCGCCGCACCTAGCTGAGCTGGCGAGCGTGGTAAGCACCTACCCGGAACTGGCCGAGCTGCTGACCCGTGCCATTATCGACAATCCGCCTGCCGTAATCCGCGATGGCGGCGTGCTGAAAACCGGTTACGACGCTGAACTGGATGAGCTGCAATCGCTCAGCGAAAACGCCGGTCAGTATCTGATGGATCTGGAAACCCGCGAAAAAGCACGCACCGGCCTGGCCAACCTCAAAGTCGGCTATAACCGCGTGCACGGCTACTTTATCGAGTTGCCAAGCAAGCAGGCTGAATCGGCCCCAGCCGACTATATCCGCCGTCAGACTCTGAAAGGTGCCGAGCGCTTTATCACCCCAGAGCTCAAAGAGTTTGAGGACAAGGCGCTGTCTGCCAAGAGCCGCGCCTTGGCCCGCGAAAAGATGCTCTATGACGAACTGCTGGAGCGCCTGATCAGTCACCTCGGCCCGCTGCAGGACAGCGCCGCCGCCTTGGCCGAACTGGATGTACTGAGCAACCTGGTTGAGCGCGCGCTGAACCTGGATCTCAATCGCCCGCGTTTTGTTGACGAACCCTGCATGCGCATCGACCAAGGCCGTCACCCGGTAGTTGAGCAGGTGCTGACTACACCGTTCGTGGCCAACGATCTGAACTTGGATGATGACACGCGCATGCTGATCATCACCGGACCGAACATGGGCGGTAAATCCACCTATATGCGGCAAACAGCCTTGATTGTGCTGCTGGCCCATATCGGCAGCTTCGTGCCAGCGAAAAGCTGTGAGCTGTCACTGGTTGATCGCATCTTCACCCGTATAGGCTCAAGTGACGACCTGGCCGGTGGTCGCTCGACCTTTATGGTGGAGATGAGCGAGACCGCCAATATCCTGCACAACGCCAGCGAACGCAGCCTGGTGCTGATGGACGAAGTGGGTCGCGGCACCAGTACCTTCGATGGCCTGTCGCTGGCCTGGGCCGCCGCTGAACAGCTGGCTAAGCTGCGTGCCTACACCCTGTTTGCCACCCACTATTTCGAGCTGACCGTGCTGCCGGAAAGCCAGCCGATCGTAGCCAACGTGCACCTCAATGCCACTGAACATAATGAGCGCATCGTGTTCCTCCACCACGTGCTGCCTGGTCCTGCCAGCCAGAGTTATGGCCTGGCCGTCGCGCAACTGGCAGGGGTGCCAAATGAGGTTATCCTACGCGCCCGCGAGCACCTGGCGCGCCTGGAAACCACCAGCCTGCCCCACGAACTGCCACCGACACAGCCTGGCCAGACAGCTGCGCCAATGCAAAGCGACATGTTCGCCAGCCTGCCGCACCCGCTACTGGAGGAATTGCAGAAGATCAATCCTGATGATTTGACTCCGCGCAAAGCGCTAGAGCTGTTATACACATGGAAAACACGCTTCTAA
- the fdxA gene encoding ferredoxin FdxA: MTFVVTDNCVKCKYTDCVEVCPVDCFYEGPNFLVIHPDECIDCALCEPECPAQAIFSEDEVPEDQQEYIELNADLAEVWPNITEKKESLPDAEEWDGVKDKLQYLER; encoded by the coding sequence ATGACCTTCGTCGTTACCGACAATTGCGTCAAATGCAAATACACCGACTGCGTAGAAGTCTGCCCGGTGGACTGCTTCTACGAAGGCCCGAACTTCCTGGTGATTCACCCGGACGAGTGCATCGACTGTGCACTCTGCGAGCCTGAGTGCCCTGCACAAGCCATCTTCTCCGAAGATGAAGTGCCGGAAGATCAGCAGGAATACATCGAACTGAACGCCGATCTGGCTGAAGTCTGGCCAAATATCACCGAGAAAAAAGAGTCCCTACCGGACGCTGAAGAGTGGGATGGCGTAAAAGACAAGCTTCAGTACCTAGAGCGCTAG
- the rpoS gene encoding RNA polymerase sigma factor RpoS, with translation MALHEKEAPEFDVDDEVLLMEPAIVLDDDSDEEAQPPLPRNKTKASATSSKQHKYIDYTRALDATQLYLNEIGFSPLLTPEEEVFFARLAQKGDPAGRKRMIESNLRLVVKIARRYVNRGLSLLDLIEEGNLGLIRAVEKFDPERGFRFSTYATWWIRQTIERAIMNQTRTIRLPIHVVKELNVYLRAARELTQKLDHEPSAEEIANLLEKPVGEVKRMLGLNERVSSVDVSLGQDSDKTLLDTLTDERPTDPCELLQDDDLSQSIDQWLSELTDKQREVVIRRFGLRGHESCTLEEVGQEIGLTRERVRQIQVEALKRLREILEKNGLSSDSLFQ, from the coding sequence ATGGCTCTCCATGAAAAAGAAGCGCCGGAGTTTGACGTCGATGATGAAGTGCTCCTGATGGAGCCCGCTATAGTCCTTGACGATGATTCAGACGAAGAAGCGCAACCGCCACTTCCCCGCAACAAAACAAAAGCATCCGCGACCAGCAGTAAGCAGCATAAGTATATCGATTACACCCGCGCGCTCGACGCCACTCAGCTGTACCTCAACGAAATCGGCTTTTCCCCTCTCCTGACCCCTGAAGAAGAAGTGTTCTTCGCGCGCCTGGCACAGAAAGGCGACCCTGCTGGCCGCAAGCGCATGATTGAAAGCAACCTGCGCTTGGTGGTGAAGATTGCGCGTCGTTACGTCAATCGAGGCTTGTCTCTGCTCGATCTGATTGAAGAAGGCAACCTCGGTTTGATCCGCGCGGTAGAGAAATTCGATCCTGAGCGCGGTTTCCGTTTTTCGACTTATGCCACCTGGTGGATCCGCCAGACCATCGAACGGGCGATCATGAATCAGACCCGCACAATTCGTTTACCCATACATGTGGTAAAGGAGCTAAACGTATACCTGCGTGCTGCTCGCGAATTGACCCAGAAGCTCGATCATGAGCCTTCTGCAGAGGAAATTGCCAACCTGCTGGAAAAACCGGTGGGTGAAGTCAAACGCATGCTCGGCTTGAATGAGCGGGTTTCCTCGGTCGATGTTTCACTGGGCCAGGATTCAGACAAAACCCTGCTCGATACCCTGACCGATGAGCGTCCGACCGATCCCTGCGAGTTGTTGCAGGATGACGATCTATCGCAGAGCATCGATCAATGGTTGTCTGAACTGACTGACAAGCAGCGTGAAGTGGTGATTCGCCGCTTCGGCTTGCGCGGCCATGAAAGCTGCACGTTGGAAGAAGTTGGCCAGGAAATCGGTCTGACCCGTGAGCGTGTACGGCAGATTCAGGTTGAAGCCCTCAAGCGTTTGCGGGAAATTCTGGAAAAGAACGGCCTGTCGAGCGACTCACTGTTCCAGTGA
- a CDS encoding DUF368 domain-containing protein encodes MKTYFLLYAKGIAMGAADVVPGVSGGTIAFVSGIYDELLRSIASVPAALGLLLRGRIVEAWKAANATFLLVLLLGIMTSVLSLARLITYLLAEQPIPVWSFFFGLILVSTHLVVREIQCWNWTRVVSLLLGAAFAYWITVAAPLQWGHDPLSLFLAGAIAICAMILPGISGSFLLVLMGLYSFVLGAVKGLDITVLLIFASGCLVGIVSFAGFLRWLLARWRDLTLAFLTGLMVGSLNKIWPWKETLSWRTDSHGAQMPVLQNNLWPARFAEVSGQDPQVLLAIVLAVAGIVLVLGLEWLAGRSLQSAGDNP; translated from the coding sequence ATGAAGACGTATTTCCTGCTTTATGCCAAAGGCATTGCCATGGGCGCTGCCGACGTCGTGCCGGGGGTGTCGGGTGGCACCATCGCCTTTGTCAGCGGTATCTATGACGAACTGCTGCGCTCGATTGCCAGCGTGCCGGCAGCGCTGGGGCTGTTGTTGCGTGGTCGTATTGTCGAGGCCTGGAAAGCCGCCAATGCAACCTTTCTGCTGGTTTTGCTGCTGGGCATCATGACCAGTGTGTTGAGCCTGGCGCGGTTGATCACCTATTTATTGGCCGAGCAGCCGATTCCGGTCTGGTCGTTCTTTTTTGGTCTGATTCTGGTATCCACACACTTGGTGGTCAGGGAAATCCAGTGCTGGAACTGGACACGGGTGGTCAGCCTGCTGCTGGGTGCGGCGTTCGCCTACTGGATTACCGTAGCCGCGCCATTGCAGTGGGGGCATGACCCGTTAAGCCTGTTCCTGGCGGGCGCCATCGCCATCTGCGCGATGATTCTGCCGGGCATTTCTGGCAGTTTTCTACTGGTGCTGATGGGTTTGTACAGCTTTGTGCTGGGCGCGGTGAAGGGCCTGGATATCACCGTTTTGTTGATCTTCGCCAGCGGTTGCCTGGTGGGTATTGTCAGTTTTGCCGGTTTCCTGCGCTGGCTACTGGCCCGCTGGCGTGACCTGACTCTGGCGTTTCTGACCGGGCTGATGGTCGGCTCGCTGAACAAGATCTGGCCCTGGAAGGAAACCCTGAGTTGGCGTACTGACAGCCATGGTGCACAGATGCCTGTGTTGCAAAACAACCTCTGGCCGGCGCGTTTCGCCGAAGTCAGCGGGCAGGACCCACAAGTGCTGTTAGCCATTGTGCTGGCCGTTGCCGGTATTGTCCTGGTGCTGGGCCTGGAGTGGTTGGCAGGACGTAGCCTGCAAAGCGCTGGTGATAACCCATAA